One region of Cystobacter ferrugineus genomic DNA includes:
- a CDS encoding helix-turn-helix transcriptional regulator produces MRALGARLHAVRVRAALTQAQVARRVGLAPAAYGRIERGERLPSILALRRLCLELGIDSDELLGLGASSPHLRRLVQAVRGLSASQLRMLHLLAESLQPASRGQALSTSARASGVAALSRRPGA; encoded by the coding sequence GTGAGGGCCCTCGGTGCGCGGCTGCATGCCGTGCGGGTGCGCGCGGCGCTGACCCAGGCGCAGGTGGCGCGCCGGGTGGGGCTGGCACCCGCGGCGTATGGCCGCATCGAGCGGGGCGAGCGTCTGCCGAGCATCCTCGCGCTGCGGCGGTTGTGTCTGGAGTTGGGAATCGACTCGGACGAGCTGCTGGGGCTCGGGGCGTCCTCGCCGCACCTGCGCCGGCTGGTGCAGGCCGTGCGCGGGCTGAGTGCCTCGCAGTTGCGGATGCTGCACCTGTTGGCCGAGTCGCTCCAGCCGGCCTCGCGCGGCCAGGCGCTGTCCACCAGCGCACGCGCGTCCGGAGTTGCCGCGCTCTCCAGGCGCCCGGGCGCCTAA